Within Phycisphaerae bacterium, the genomic segment CTGTTTAGCGGCGAGGATTTTTTCCTTCAGGCCGCCAATGGGCAGGACAAGGCCTCGCAGGGTTATTTCCCCAGTCATTGCGACATCGGGTCGAACGGCTTTTCCCAATAATAGGGAGACCAGCGAAGTGAACATTGCGATGCCTGCGCTTGGGCCGTCTTTTGGGATTGCGCCGGCGGGGACATGGATGTGATAATCTAATTTTTTGAATTTGTCCGGCTCGATATTTAGTTTTTTGGCGTTAGATTTTACGACTGAGAAAGCGGCCTGTGCGCTTTCCTTCATAACGTCGCCGATATGACCTGTAAGCTGCAGTTGGCCTTTGCCCGGCATAGAGGCGGATTCGATAAAAAGCAGCTCACCGCCGACGGGCGTAAACGCAAGTGCGGTGGCGACGCCAGGGATTCCTGTTCGCATGGCCAGTTCGGATTCGAATTGCGGCGGGCCGAGGATTTTTGCGAGGTCTTTTTTATCAATAGAGGCCTTTCTTCTTTTAGCTTTTGCAATTTGAGTAGCGACGGCCCTGCAGACGGCGGCTATATTCCTTTCGAGGTTTCGGACTCCCGCCTCGCGGGTGTAGTCGCGAATTATCGCAAGGGTTGCCTGGTCTTTTATGGTAAGGGAGCTTTTGTTTAAGCCGTGCTCAGTGAGCTGGCGCGGGATGAGATACTTTTTCGCGATATTAAGTTTCTCATTTTCGGTATAGCCGGGCAGTTCGATAACTTCCATTCTGTCTCGCAGCGCCGGCGGGACAGGCTCGGTATAATTTGCTGTGCCGATGAACATAACAGTTGACAAATCAAAGGGCTGGTCGAGGTAATGGTCTGTGAAGCTGAAGTTCTGTTCGGGATCGAGGACTTCGAGCAGCGCGCTCGAAGGGTCGCCTCTGAAATCGGCCCCGATTTTGTCCAGCTCATCGAGCATAAATACTGGGTTTTTACTTTGGCACTTTCTCAGCTCCTGGAGGATTCTTCCCGGCAGGGCGCCGATGTAAGTTCTTCGATGTCCGCGAATGTCAGCCTCATCCCTTATTCCGCCGAGTGATATGCGGATAAATTTTCTTTCCATCGCCCTCGCGATGGATTGCCCGAGAGAAGTTTTGCCGACGCCCGGGGGGCCGACAAAACAAAGTATAGGGCTTTTCCCTGTTGGGTTCAGCTTACGGACGGCGAGAAATTCGAGTATGCGTTTTTTTACTTTTTTCAGGTCGTAGTGGTCAGTGTTGAGTATTCGCTCGGCCTTGTTGATATCCAGCCGGTCTTTTGTTTCGATGGACCAGGGCAGCTCGCAAACCCAGTCCAGATATGTTCGGATAACGCTGTATTCGGGCGAAGCTGGTTGTATTTTACTCAATCTGTCGAGGTCTCGA encodes:
- the lon gene encoding endopeptidase La — its product is MAVEDPPGFERYLHNETSESREHNHEFKLPEVISILPIRNAVAYPGTVMPLSIGRERSKNLLADIKPNESIIGLVTQHNPQTDRPKFSDIYSVGTAASILKLIKIPQGSINIIVHGIVRFKIVKPIATEPYLKAVVQQLDVQTKTTKKLQALIVSVRQTANRVIALSPNIPEEASVLLENIENPSALADFLAANLNLDPAKKQHLLEELDATKRLEEISAALAANLEVLELSHKIQGRVREAVDKSQREYFLQEQLKAIQSELGKGDLQTEELRQISKNIKKAKMPEKVEAEALRDLDRLSKIQPASPEYSVIRTYLDWVCELPWSIETKDRLDINKAERILNTDHYDLKKVKKRILEFLAVRKLNPTGKSPILCFVGPPGVGKTSLGQSIARAMERKFIRISLGGIRDEADIRGHRRTYIGALPGRILQELRKCQSKNPVFMLDELDKIGADFRGDPSSALLEVLDPEQNFSFTDHYLDQPFDLSTVMFIGTANYTEPVPPALRDRMEVIELPGYTENEKLNIAKKYLIPRQLTEHGLNKSSLTIKDQATLAIIRDYTREAGVRNLERNIAAVCRAVATQIAKAKRRKASIDKKDLAKILGPPQFESELAMRTGIPGVATALAFTPVGGELLFIESASMPGKGQLQLTGHIGDVMKESAQAAFSVVKSNAKKLNIEPDKFKKLDYHIHVPAGAIPKDGPSAGIAMFTSLVSLLLGKAVRPDVAMTGEITLRGLVLPIGGLKEKILAAKQAGIKTVILPARNKKDLPEVPKEAKKGLKFAFVKNTDEALKIALEVI